The Streptomyces sp. NL15-2K genome contains a region encoding:
- a CDS encoding peptidoglycan bridge formation glycyltransferase FemA/FemB family protein — protein MRLAVGPISAAEHLAFVRTLRSVSFLQTPAWGRVKTEWRSESLGWFDGRLLVGAGLVLHRPVPRLDRFTLAYLPEGPVIDWTGDIDAWLDPLTAYLKAHGAFAIRLSPPVCTNTWSADQVKEGIAAPDIQRLTELRSRWADPVGARVTSRLREAGWLPQSPEDGFGIGHPQFRYEVPLAGRTEDDLLRGMNQQWRRNIKKAAKEGVEVTVGEDLKAFHDLYVHTAERDRFTPRPLRYFETMFAALSAEDPERIKLYLAHHQGDLVAAAILVRVGAHAWYSYGASSTENREVRGSNACQWAMIRDSLAAGCDVYDLRGITPTLDADDPHVGLIQFKVGTGGQAKRHVGEWDLPLRPMVYRAFDLYMRRRGR, from the coding sequence GTGAGGCTGGCCGTCGGGCCGATCAGCGCCGCCGAGCACTTGGCGTTCGTGCGGACACTGCGGTCGGTCAGCTTCCTGCAGACCCCGGCATGGGGCCGCGTCAAGACCGAGTGGCGCAGCGAGTCCCTCGGCTGGTTCGACGGTCGGCTGCTGGTCGGTGCGGGGCTCGTCCTGCACCGCCCGGTGCCGCGGCTCGACCGCTTCACGCTGGCCTATCTGCCCGAGGGCCCAGTCATCGACTGGACCGGCGATATCGACGCGTGGCTCGACCCGCTGACGGCGTATCTCAAGGCACACGGCGCGTTCGCGATCCGGCTCAGCCCGCCGGTGTGCACGAACACCTGGAGCGCCGACCAGGTCAAGGAGGGCATCGCCGCCCCGGACATCCAGCGGCTCACCGAGCTGCGGAGCCGGTGGGCCGACCCGGTCGGCGCCCGCGTGACCAGCCGGCTCAGGGAAGCAGGCTGGCTGCCGCAGAGCCCGGAGGACGGGTTCGGGATCGGGCATCCGCAGTTCAGGTACGAGGTTCCGCTGGCCGGCCGGACTGAGGACGACCTGCTCAGGGGCATGAACCAGCAATGGCGCCGCAACATCAAGAAGGCGGCCAAGGAGGGAGTCGAGGTCACGGTGGGCGAAGACCTGAAGGCGTTTCACGACCTCTACGTCCACACCGCCGAGCGCGACCGCTTCACGCCCCGGCCGCTGCGCTACTTCGAGACCATGTTCGCGGCGCTGAGCGCCGAGGACCCCGAGCGGATCAAGCTCTACCTGGCCCACCACCAGGGCGATCTGGTCGCCGCCGCCATCCTGGTCCGCGTGGGCGCCCACGCGTGGTACTCCTACGGCGCCTCATCCACCGAGAATCGCGAGGTGCGCGGCTCCAACGCCTGCCAGTGGGCGATGATCCGCGACTCGCTGGCGGCCGGCTGCGACGTCTATGACCTGCGCGGAATCACCCCCACCCTCGACGCCGACGACCCGCACGTCGGGCTGATCCAGTTCAAGGTCGGCACCGGCGGTCAGGCGAAGCGGCACGTCGGCGAGTGGGACCTGCCGCTGCGGCCGATGGTCTACCGGGCCTTCGATCTCTATATGAGGCGGCGCGGGCGATGA
- a CDS encoding response regulator transcription factor produces the protein MRVLIVEDEPYLAEAVRDGLRLEAIAADIAGDGDTALELLSINAYDIAVLDRDIPGPSGDEIAKRIVASGSGIPILMLTAADRLDDKATGFGLGADDYVTKPFELRELVLRLRALDRRRAHTRPPVREIAGLRLDPFRREVYRDGRYVALTRKQFAVLEVLVAAEGGVVSAEELLERAWDENADPFTNAVRITVSALRKRLGEPWLIATVAGVGYRIDTAPGTGREGRDHG, from the coding sequence ATGCGTGTGTTGATTGTCGAGGACGAACCGTATCTGGCAGAAGCCGTCCGCGATGGCCTGCGCCTGGAAGCGATCGCGGCGGACATCGCCGGTGACGGCGACACCGCTCTGGAACTGCTGAGCATCAACGCCTACGACATCGCCGTCCTCGACCGTGACATCCCCGGCCCGTCCGGTGACGAGATCGCCAAACGCATCGTCGCCTCCGGCAGCGGCATTCCCATCCTCATGCTCACCGCAGCCGACCGTCTCGACGACAAGGCGACCGGGTTCGGACTCGGTGCCGACGACTACGTCACGAAGCCGTTCGAGCTCCGGGAGCTCGTCCTGCGGCTCAGAGCGCTCGACCGCAGGCGTGCCCACACCAGGCCTCCCGTGCGAGAGATCGCAGGCCTGCGTCTGGATCCGTTCCGCCGCGAGGTCTACCGTGACGGCCGCTACGTCGCGCTCACCCGGAAGCAGTTCGCCGTGCTCGAAGTCCTCGTCGCTGCCGAAGGCGGTGTCGTCAGCGCCGAAGAACTCCTGGAACGGGCGTGGGACGAGAACGCGGACCCGTTCACCAACGCCGTGCGCATCACCGTCTCCGCACTGCGCAAGCGTCTCGGCGAACCCTGGCTGATCGCCACTGTGGCCGGCGTCGGCTACCGCATCGACACAGCACCCGGCACCGGACGTGAGGGACGAGACCATGGATAG
- a CDS encoding HAMP domain-containing sensor histidine kinase, whose product MDRQPGLSVRVKLTLSYAGFLMIAGVLLLAAVWVFLLRYVPNRAMLINPDDRPTNGVFPIRSVLLQVFAPRAAAVLAFLLVFGLLGGWILAGRMLAPLTRITDATRMATNGSLSHRIRLPGRKDEFRELADAFDAMLARLEAHVAEQRRFAANASHELRTPLAISQALLDVAISDPNCDTGEIIDRLHAVNTRAIDLTEALLLLSRADQRSFTREHVDLSLLAEEATETLLPLAERHAVTLETNGDIAPTIGSPALLLQLTTNLVQNAIVHNLPEHGNVSVHTSVRPKTVVLTVENTGEQLTPQLVSTLTEPFQRGTERIHTDQAGVGLGLAIVKTITQAHDGTLTLAPRSAGGIRVTVELPAISPHADR is encoded by the coding sequence ATGGATAGGCAGCCTGGTTTGAGCGTTCGCGTCAAACTCACCCTCAGCTACGCCGGCTTCCTCATGATTGCCGGCGTCCTGCTGCTCGCGGCGGTGTGGGTGTTCCTCCTGCGTTACGTCCCTAATCGTGCGATGCTCATCAACCCCGATGACAGACCCACGAATGGTGTTTTCCCCATCCGGTCCGTCCTCCTGCAGGTTTTCGCTCCGAGAGCAGCCGCAGTACTGGCTTTCCTGCTGGTTTTCGGCCTCCTCGGAGGGTGGATCCTCGCCGGCCGGATGCTCGCCCCGCTGACCCGCATCACCGACGCCACACGCATGGCCACGAACGGATCGCTCTCCCACCGGATCCGGCTACCGGGCCGCAAAGACGAGTTCCGCGAACTCGCCGACGCCTTCGACGCCATGCTCGCGCGGCTCGAAGCACACGTCGCCGAACAGCGGAGATTCGCAGCCAACGCCTCTCACGAGCTGCGCACGCCGCTGGCGATCTCGCAGGCACTTCTCGACGTGGCCATCAGCGATCCGAACTGCGACACCGGCGAAATCATCGACCGCCTCCACGCCGTCAACACCCGAGCCATCGACCTCACCGAGGCGCTGCTCCTGCTCAGCCGCGCCGACCAGCGGTCCTTCACACGAGAACATGTCGACCTGTCTCTCCTGGCGGAGGAAGCCACCGAAACACTCCTGCCCCTCGCGGAAAGGCATGCCGTCACCCTCGAGACCAACGGCGACATCGCCCCCACGATCGGATCTCCGGCGCTCCTGCTGCAGCTGACCACGAACCTCGTACAGAACGCGATCGTCCACAACCTGCCGGAACACGGCAACGTATCGGTCCACACCAGCGTCCGCCCCAAGACCGTGGTGCTCACTGTCGAAAACACCGGCGAGCAGCTCACCCCACAGCTGGTCTCGACCCTCACCGAACCCTTCCAGCGCGGCACCGAGCGCATCCACACCGACCAGGCAGGCGTCGGTCTGGGCCTGGCCATCGTCAAAACCATCACCCAGGCACACGACGGAACCCTCACCCTCGCCCCGCGCTCTGCCGGCGGGATCCGCGTCACCGTCGAACTACCCGCGATATCGCCGCACGCCGACAGGTGA
- a CDS encoding glycoside hydrolase family 16 protein has product MSETSGIPRRRRSPLRRALVAVVGTLGLAAAAATVTSPSANASAPPPPTGWTQAFLDDFDGAAGTGVNTSNWQYATGTSYPGGPANWGTGEVETMTNSTNNVSLDGNGNLRITPLRDAAGRWTSGRIETNRTDFQPASGGKMRVEARIQMPNVTGTAAEGYWPAFWMLGAPYRGNYQNWPSVGELDIMENVQGRNTVWATMHCGTNPGGPCNETTGLGNSTACPNTTCQSGFHTYTMEWDRSASTEAIRFFVDGVSFHTVTENQVDATTWTNATDHGFFIILNVAMGGAFPDAFGGGLDGDTRSGVPMVVDYVQVLQSADGGSGTTPPPTGNRDAYSAIQAESYDSQSGTSAETTSDTGGGQNLGALANGDWALYRGVAFGSTAARQFYARVASGAAGGVSGLVEVRLDSRSNAPIGSFSLANTGGWQSWRTVPANISSVTGTHDVYLTFTSGQSADFVNVNWFNFGR; this is encoded by the coding sequence ATGAGCGAAACCTCCGGCATACCCCGCAGACGGCGAAGTCCCCTCCGGCGGGCGCTCGTCGCAGTCGTCGGCACGCTGGGTCTCGCGGCCGCGGCCGCCACGGTCACCTCCCCGTCCGCGAACGCCTCCGCGCCCCCGCCCCCGACCGGCTGGACGCAGGCCTTCCTCGACGACTTCGACGGTGCCGCGGGCACCGGCGTCAACACCTCCAACTGGCAGTACGCGACCGGGACCTCGTATCCGGGCGGCCCCGCCAACTGGGGCACCGGCGAGGTCGAGACGATGACGAACAGCACGAACAACGTCTCGCTCGACGGCAACGGCAACCTGCGCATCACGCCGCTGCGCGACGCGGCCGGCCGATGGACCTCGGGCCGCATCGAGACCAACCGCACCGACTTCCAGCCGGCGTCGGGCGGCAAGATGCGGGTCGAGGCGCGCATCCAGATGCCGAACGTCACCGGCACCGCAGCCGAGGGTTACTGGCCCGCGTTCTGGATGCTGGGCGCGCCCTATCGCGGCAACTACCAGAACTGGCCGAGCGTCGGCGAGCTGGACATCATGGAGAACGTCCAGGGCCGCAACACCGTGTGGGCCACGATGCACTGCGGCACCAACCCCGGCGGCCCGTGCAACGAGACCACCGGTCTCGGCAACTCCACCGCCTGCCCGAACACGACCTGCCAGTCCGGCTTCCACACCTACACCATGGAGTGGGACCGCTCGGCGAGCACGGAAGCGATCCGCTTCTTCGTCGACGGCGTCAGCTTCCACACCGTCACCGAGAACCAGGTCGACGCGACGACCTGGACCAACGCCACCGACCACGGCTTCTTCATCATCCTGAACGTGGCGATGGGCGGCGCCTTCCCGGACGCGTTCGGCGGCGGCCTGGACGGCGACACACGGTCCGGTGTGCCGATGGTCGTCGACTACGTCCAGGTGCTCCAGTCGGCCGATGGCGGGAGCGGTACCACTCCCCCGCCGACCGGCAACCGTGACGCCTACAGCGCCATCCAGGCGGAGTCGTACGACAGCCAGTCCGGCACCAGCGCCGAGACCACGTCCGACACCGGCGGCGGCCAGAACCTCGGCGCTCTCGCCAACGGCGACTGGGCCCTCTACCGGGGTGTCGCCTTCGGTTCCACCGCGGCCAGACAGTTCTACGCCCGGGTGGCGAGCGGCGCGGCGGGCGGCGTGAGCGGCCTGGTCGAGGTCCGCCTGGACAGCCGTAGCAACGCCCCCATCGGCAGCTTCTCCCTGGCCAACACGGGCGGCTGGCAGTCCTGGCGAACGGTGCCGGCCAACATCAGTTCGGTCACCGGCACCCACGACGTCTACCTCACCTTCACGAGCGGCCAGTCGGCGGACTTCGTGAACGTGAACTGGTTCAACTTCGGTCGCTGA
- a CDS encoding isochorismatase family protein: MSRGLIVVDVQNDFCEGGSIPVTGGARIATKIADLVERTAGRDYQYVVATRDHHIDPGSHFSETPDFKDSFPVHCVAGGEGSEFHPHFAPAATGGKVDAVFYKGAHSASKSGFEGADEAGIPLADWLHARGVEDVDVVGIATDHCVRATALDAVKAGFRVRVRLDYSVGVAPDTTAAAVDDFHRAGIAVSGEAPAPR; this comes from the coding sequence GTGAGCCGAGGCTTGATCGTCGTGGATGTGCAGAACGACTTCTGTGAAGGAGGCAGTATTCCCGTGACGGGTGGCGCGCGGATCGCGACCAAGATCGCCGACCTGGTGGAGCGGACCGCGGGCCGTGACTACCAGTACGTCGTTGCCACCCGCGACCACCACATCGACCCGGGAAGTCACTTCTCCGAGACCCCGGACTTCAAGGACAGCTTCCCCGTCCACTGCGTGGCCGGAGGCGAGGGCAGCGAGTTCCACCCCCACTTCGCCCCCGCCGCCACGGGCGGAAAGGTCGACGCCGTCTTCTACAAAGGCGCCCACAGTGCCTCCAAGAGCGGCTTCGAAGGAGCCGACGAAGCAGGAATCCCCCTCGCGGACTGGCTGCACGCCCGCGGGGTCGAGGACGTCGACGTGGTGGGCATCGCCACGGACCACTGCGTGCGTGCCACCGCACTGGACGCCGTGAAAGCCGGCTTCCGCGTGCGGGTACGCCTGGACTACTCGGTCGGAGTCGCCCCGGACACGACGGCCGCGGCCGTGGACGACTTCCACCGGGCAGGCATTGCTGTATCCGGTGAGGCACCCGCACCGCGGTAG
- a CDS encoding transferase, producing MSAEHGAHPRVGCAVDADGRITFDLPTPPEERHEGQQLLLRLRPKKGQPEKALHVLDLEPAADGRLYTVLGPHAVLAEGRWDVYLIQDAGSGRQRLRPGLRDLRVLVDGHLRDWQSPLAIRIPYATKDGYLAVRAWLRTAHAEVSRIDITKRSTTVRARLHGAALQAGAAVRLRLRSGTVRTVEPRAEDDGRSFSFTIDHEDLAAGTAAGSGVWDVFVRPAAEAPLIRVARLLDDVADRKEVFVYPKVTVGGAVLRPYYTVDNDLSVEVMRAGSELWTPALTA from the coding sequence ATGAGCGCGGAACACGGGGCGCACCCACGCGTCGGCTGCGCGGTCGACGCGGACGGCCGGATCACCTTCGACCTGCCGACGCCGCCGGAGGAGAGGCACGAAGGGCAACAGTTGCTGCTGCGTCTGCGACCGAAGAAGGGACAGCCCGAGAAGGCACTCCACGTCCTCGACCTGGAGCCGGCCGCCGACGGTCGCCTGTATACCGTCCTGGGTCCGCACGCGGTTCTCGCGGAGGGACGGTGGGATGTATACCTGATCCAGGATGCGGGATCCGGGCGACAGCGACTGCGCCCGGGCCTGCGCGACCTTCGCGTCCTCGTCGACGGACACCTCCGTGACTGGCAGTCCCCGTTGGCCATCCGGATCCCCTACGCCACCAAGGACGGCTATCTCGCCGTACGGGCCTGGCTGCGCACCGCCCACGCCGAGGTCAGCCGCATCGACATAACGAAGCGGTCGACGACCGTCCGCGCGCGCCTGCACGGCGCCGCCCTCCAGGCGGGAGCCGCCGTACGCCTGCGCCTGCGGAGCGGCACCGTGCGCACCGTGGAACCACGGGCCGAAGACGACGGCCGGAGCTTCTCCTTCACGATCGACCATGAGGACCTGGCCGCGGGGACGGCCGCCGGGAGCGGCGTCTGGGACGTCTTCGTCCGACCCGCGGCGGAAGCACCCCTCATCCGGGTCGCCCGTCTTCTCGACGACGTGGCGGACCGCAAGGAGGTGTTCGTGTACCCGAAGGTCACGGTCGGCGGTGCGGTCCTGCGTCCCTACTACACGGTCGACAACGATCTTTCCGTGGAGGTGATGAGGGCCGGGAGCGAGCTTTGGACACCGGCTCTTACGGCGTGA